From the Oceanobacillus kimchii X50 genome, the window TAGTAACACTACAGCCAATGCTACAATAATTAATGGCATTATATTTTCCATAAATTCTCGCTCCCGTCTCGTTGTATTATTTATTTATGGACTTTTGTTGATAAGCCGCTATCTGTTCATACTCACTTTCTAATGCACGTGCAATTCGAATAAAGATTGGCATCAGTTCTCGATAAGCTTCTACATGTGTTGCATTCGGCTCATGTGCATGTGTATGACCAATTAAGTCTTCCACTACATCAAATGAATCGATTTTTTCTTCAGCATATAAGCCAAGCATACATGCACCTAAACATGAAGATTCATAGCTTTTCGGCACAATCACATCCTGATCAAAGATATCCGCCATCATCTGACGCCATAGCTCCGATCTAGAGAATCCTCCCGTTGCTTTGATAGATTTCACTGGAACATCCATTACTTCGACTAAAGCAAGGAACACCGAATATAGATTAAAGATGACTCCTTCTAATGCTGCTCGTACCATATGTTCCTTTTTATGATTTAAGGTTAATCCGATAAAGGAACCGCGCACATCAGAATTCCATAACGGAGCACGTTCTCCAGCTAGGAATGGGTGGAATAATAACCCATTGGAACCTGGCTCTACTTTACTAGCAATGGTGGTTAACACTTCATATGGATCGACATTTAACCGTTTTGCTGTTTCTACTTCACTTGCAGCCAGCTCATCTCTAATCCAACGCAGAACCATACCGCCATTATTGACCGGTCCACCAATCACCCAATGTTCTTCTGTTAATGCATAGCAAAAGATTCGTCCTTTTTGGTCTGTTCTTGGTTTTGGAATCACGGTACGAATCGCCCCACTGGTCCCAATTGTTATTGCAACTTCACCGTCTTTAATAGCGTTTACACCGATATTTGATAGTACTCCATCGCTTGCGCCAATGACGAATTTTGTATTACTTGTAATTCCCATCTCTTTAGCAACTACTTCTTCACAACCTGTAAAGATCTTCGTGGTAGGAACTAATGAAGATAATTGTTCTTTATTTATTCCGGCTACCTGGAGTGCTTCTTCATCCCACGTAAGTTTATCTAAATTCATCATTCCTGTTGCAGAAGCGATGGAATGATCAACTACATACTCACCAAACAATTGATAGAAAATATATTCCTTAATACCAATGTATTTCTTCGTCTTTTCCGCAATCTCTGGACGTTCGTTTTGAATCCATGTAATTTTACTTAAAGGAGACATCGGATGAATAGGTGTTCCAGTTTTAAGGTAAATCTCATGCCCATTCATTTCTTGTTTAATTTTCTTCGCCCAACCAGCACTACGATTATCTGCCCACGTAATACATGGGGTAATTGCTTGATGTTGTTCATCTATGGCAATCAAACTATGCATCGCACTACTGAAAGAAATAAATGATAGATCTTCTTTATCAATACTTGATTCTTCCATTACCTGTTTAATCGTCAAGCGTACTGCTAAATATATCTCTTCCGGATCTTGCTCAGCAGTGGATACATCAGGAGTATGTAAATCATATCCGTGATTTCCTTGAGCAATGATTTCGCCCGTTTCCCGGTATAATACTGCTTTTGTACTTGTTGTGCCGATATCGACACCAAGCATATATTTATTTTGATTCAATGCTCTCCCTCACAATCTTCATTCGTTCATCGTCACTCCAAATACTTTCTACACGATTTTGGACATCATTAAAGTTTTTATAAAAAGCATTATTCACCAAGTCTGCATCTTTATTTTTTATCGATTCTACAATTAATCGATGATTTTCAATAATTCGTTCAAAGTCATTTTCATCCTCTTGCATGCGATAACGCATCGATAAGAGAATCAAGCATTCCATGACTGGCTTCAAATTAGTCCAAAGCATAGCGATATAGTGATGATTAATCGACCGGATAATCGTTTCATGAAATTCCATATCTAAGAACGAAAATTGATCGACATCTTTATACTTAATAGCTATCTTCATCATTTCGACCACTTTTTCAAGATCATTAATCAAGGATGCATTGTCCATATCTAACAATCGTTGAAAAGTAAACGATTCCATCATGAGCCTCACATCATATATTTCTTCTATATCTTTCTCTGAGATACCAATTACTACTGCTCCCATTCGCTCAGGGCGAACGATATTTTCACTGCTAAGTACTTTTAGTGCCTCTCTAATTGGAGATCGGCTGACTTGAAATTCTTTCGCTAATTGATTCTCAGATAAAACGGTTTCAGGTTCAATCGCTCGAGAAATGATACGCATTCTTAATTCGGCAACGACCTGCTCACCCTTAGAACTATTTATGATTTGTTTCCTCGGATAAAAGGCTTTCATAAATTCACCGTCCTCGACATGATGAATACTTGTATACAAGTATACTAACACCTGTAATTTTGTTTGTAAACGCTTGAATTGGATGATTTTAAAGTGGGAAAATTCTATTTTTTATTGGTTGGTTAAAATTTTATCTTGCCTATTTATTCTATTCTTCCCCATATTTCCTTATAGATTCTCTACATTAAATACAAAAATTGATGCTTTTGTCACACTATGTCGGACGGTATATGCATATATTACCAAAAAACAGATTGCTAGTTTACAAGGCTCAGGATATAATTTTCTCATTGAGCTTGTCATTTTACTGAAAAGAGGAGAAAAGATGAAAAAATCGGCATTTATTTTTTGTATTATTTTATTTTCTGCCGTTTTACCGAGTACGATCAGTGCTCAGACAAGTATTACAGAAAAAGAGTTAGAAAGGTTTGCATCTCAAATTAGTCAACAAAGAGGTTTTACGGTAACCATTGAGGATTTGGAGTATAATCTAGCTATTTATGATGCGAATTTACAAGAGTTTGAAACGATCAATGAGTTAGAGCAATTCTTGGGAGAAGTGATTAATAGGGATGGAAGTAATTTAGATTTAATCTATGAATACTATGAATTAGATAGTGATTCCCTTGAAGCATTACTTAATGAATTTGGTGAATCACTTGATGATTATATTTTTATTTATGATTTAGAATCGGCTGTCGACTTCTATATCGAAGAAAAGATAGAAAGAGATCCCTACTTTGATGAGAACCTGGAAATATATTTAAAAGAAGTGAGTGCCATTCGTGGATTTACGGTTACCAGAGAGCACATTGAGCATTCACTCTCTCTATATGAAACCACACTTGAAGAGTTTAAAACCATAGAACGTCTTTCTGATTTCTTAGCAGAAGTAATTAAAAAAGACTTGAGTAACTTAAGTGCCTATTTCGATATGAGTAAAAACGACGTTTTACAATTAATGAAAGATAATGGTTTAGATATCAATGATTATGTGTATTTAGATGATCTAGGAATCGACTTATATGAATTTATCGAATGGGACGATGAATATAGTATTGATTTCGATTATTTAATGAAGACCTATGATTTAACGGATGAAGAATTACTGCGATTAGAAGAGCACATTGGGAATATCCTTGAAAACGCTAGTGATGAAACAATTGAACGTATATGGAACTTAGCAGATAGAATGATGGCATTTGAAGAGTTCGATACTGCAACCGAGCTTACCGCATCTCAAATTGCTGAACTTGTTTCTATCTATCATGAATTTGTTTCTATATTTGAGTTTGATATTGAGTTTAGCTTAATAAAAGATGGGATAGAAGAGCCACTATCGCTAAATGCATTAATGTCTATGACAGAACTAGTAAATGCCGATTTAAAGATTAGCATTTATAACCTGCAAGGAACGTTTTTAGCAGATCTAATTATTACTGGAGAAATGGTAAGCTCTGAAACAATTAATGGCACAGGTGGCGCGATTAAAACGAAACAAACGGAATCAAAACAAACATTCGAGCCTGTACAGAAAAAAGTTGAATCCGAAGCAACTACTTCCACTGTTAAAGGAGCAAAATTACCAGAAACCGCTTCGAGCTATGTAGCAAATAGTCTGTTTGGAATTGCTACATTACTCATTGGAACACTTATTTTCATTCGAGCAAGGAAAGTAACAAGTGAAAAATAAACGTATACTTACTATTATCGGATTAATCTTTATTACTGGTGGAGCATGGGTTTTTTTGAACAATAGTAACTTATTTGTGAATGGCTATGAACTTGGTTCAACAAATGAACATACACTTATTGATAATCGTGATATTGAAAAGAAAATGGTTGAAGAACAGACAAAACAGAAACCCCCGAAGATTGGAGAAGAAATTGGGTCATTAACAATTGAACGAATAGATGCGATCATTCCTATCTTTCATGGCACGGATGAAAATGAATTAGAAAAGGGAATAGGACATTTTGCTAATAGTGTGCTTCCTGGGGAAAAAGATAATTCTGTATTATCTGGTCATAGAGATACTGTCTTTCGACGATTGGGAGAAGTGGAAATAGGTGATAGCCTTATTGTAACCACTGATACCGATACTTTTACGTATAAAGTCCGAAAAATTCGAATTGTTGACGAGGATGATCGTACGGTTATTGTTCCTAAAGCACGAGCAACATTAACTTTGAGTACATGTTATCCGTTTAATTTCATCGGATCTGCACCTGAAAGATATATATTAGAAGCTTATTTAGTAGAGTAACATTTGAAAAAGTTGGAGCTTTAGACCCCCAATAAAAAAGTCGTAGTGCCTTCCTTTTAAAAAAATATATACTATCCAAAAGTGTAGAAACAATCATAGCTTCTACGCGTTTTTTATTGAAATTTTTAGTTGTACAAGCTGTTAGATAGAATAGAATAGATATAAAACAAAGAAAATTAGGCATTGGAGGCATCACTTATGCAGACGTTCTTTAGCTATGTAATATTAGGTCTTTCTCTATCTATTCCGATTGGACCGATAAATGCAGCACAATTAGATAAAGGTATTCATCAAGGTTTTTTTCATTCCTGGCTCGTTGGAGTTGGTGGAATGTTTGCAGATGTGATTTTTATGTTACTAATTTATTTTGGTGTGGCTCCCTTCCTAACGACACCGTTTATAAAAACATTTCTTTGGGTATTTGGATGTTTTATTTTACTTTATATTGGGATTGAATCTTTAACAAAAGCCAAATCTACGCTGAGTAACACATCCAACGTTGAATCCACATCAAAATTCAACTCATTTGGAACGGGATTTATCATAGCCATTTCTAATCCAATAAGTATTATTTTTTGGCTTGGGATTTATGGTTCCGTGTTAGCTAAAACCACTGAAACTTCAACTAATAGTCAATTACTCATATACAGTTCTGGTATTTTTCTCGGTATTATCTTGTGGGATATTTTTATGGCAAGTGTAGCGACAAGCTTTCGGAAATTCTTTCACAGTAAAGCTCTTTATTGGATTTCTATCATTGCAGGTATCGTGCTTATCGGTTTTGGAATATTTTTCGGATATGAGGCATTTAGAGCCATTCAATATATACTGTTTTAGGCATGCACCTAAATGACCTTCTCCTAATAAGCTATCTTTAGGAGGAGGATTTACATGAGCATACTTTTTGATAATGTACAAATAGAACGACATTGGGAGTTACTTTCTCCTTGGAAACAAGATGCTTACCAATATTTTCAATTCATGATTGGTGAAAAAAACGACTATCCTTGTGTACCTGCACGACAAGGATTAAAGAAGAATAGGTTACGATTTGGCTTTCTTGATGATGTTGACGATACGAAGATGTTGGCATCATCACTAAAAGAATATGGAGATATTTCTAAAGCTATCGGGCAATATACTTCTCTTGTTATGTTTCTCCATATGGATGAGACACAGGCAACGATGGAGAATTATCAAGATTTATTTTGGGATTTGTTGTCTGATGTAACGAACTACGATACATCTGATTGGCCAGTAAATATACCGGATAATCCAGAACATCATGAATGGGAGTTTTGCTTCGGCGGAGAACCCTATTTCGTTTTTTGTGCAACTCCTGTTCATCAGTTGCGAAAAAGTAGATATTTCCCCTATATGATGCTTGCTTTTCAACCTCGTTTTGTTTTTGATGAACTGAATGCTTCCACTGCATATGGTCGGAAAATGAAAAAGGTCATCCGCCAACGTTTACAAGCATTCGATTCTACATCGGTTCACCCTGAATTAAAATGGTATGGAAACACCGATAATCACGAATGGAAACAGTACTTCATTGGTGAAGATGACCATAGCTTAAGTAAATGTCCATTTACCCGTTTTAAACAAAGGATATCCAACCTTACGAAGATGAAATAATACGCCAATTCTTTCTCAATCCTAACTTACAAAGAAACCTATCCCTTACGCACAAGTGGAAGTGTCATACAACGAATTCCGCCTCCGGCTTTTTCTAACTCGGAAACTTCAACTTCGATAAAATTTAACTTGTCTACTTGTGAATGTTGTTTTAATCGTTGTGTATGTGCCGCTTTGCTAATTAATATTGTCTCAGGGTTGAGATTAAGATAATTAATATCTGGCAATGAATCATACTGGTGTAGCCAATGTATATCAAAACCATGCCGCTTCAGGAACGTCTCCAACATCTCATACCGCGTGTTTGCTTCCATCGATACATGTACGGGAAAATGTCGCATGAATGCCTTGGCAATAAACACATCTTTTCCAGCGACATTCCCATTCATATCTAAATGCATCGTATCGGAGTTTCTTGGTAAATTAATCACAGCAATTTCTGAAAAACCACTAGAAAAGATAGTTTGTTTTATTTGGTCTACACTATCTAAACTTGTTCTCATCCCTGCATTGATAAGTACAGCATTTTTATTTAAGACCATAACATCTCCAAACTCTAATGCTTTTAATTCGTTGTTTTCTCTTATTTGAAACGAGTCTGGGAACCAATCTTGAAATAATATATGTGATTGCATATACTCTGGTTTTCTCATAAATGTACCTGCTTCACCTGGAATCATGGTTGTTCCAAATACACAAGCTAAATCACGCACAAAAACGCGATGAATTAATTGTTTACTTAATGCTTGGTCATTCTCCGATAAATACGAGCTATACTCAATAACTTCGACCCCAGCTACTTCCAAAGCCTGCTTCATAATCTCAAATTCTTCAACTGCTTTTTTTACATGTACAGCACCGCTCCAACGTACTTCATCCAATACTTTTGGCTCGGAAATGGATACTTCTGCTGGACGGCAAAGGATAACAGCTTTTAATTCCTCATGCTCGGAGTAACTTACTGGGTGTATAGGCTTCATTGTTGATCTTCCTTTAATAAATAAGATGCCCTTAGCGTAACCATCCCTAAAAAAGAATATGTACGATGAACCATTCATGAAAAATAAAATTTTGGGGAAAGTAAAAACGATGTGACATTCATATTAAGGAGGAATATCTATGCAACCAATGAATCAAGGGCAAGGAAATTTAGGAAATCATCAACCAAATCAAATGAAACAGCCATCTAATCAAGCTGGGATGACAAAACCTGGGCAAAGTTTAAATCACGGCGGTCATGAGTTATTTGATGCCCATGAAGTCATTGCTGGTATCAT encodes:
- the gntK gene encoding gluconokinase; translated protein: MLGVDIGTTSTKAVLYRETGEIIAQGNHGYDLHTPDVSTAEQDPEEIYLAVRLTIKQVMEESSIDKEDLSFISFSSAMHSLIAIDEQHQAITPCITWADNRSAGWAKKIKQEMNGHEIYLKTGTPIHPMSPLSKITWIQNERPEIAEKTKKYIGIKEYIFYQLFGEYVVDHSIASATGMMNLDKLTWDEEALQVAGINKEQLSSLVPTTKIFTGCEEVVAKEMGITSNTKFVIGASDGVLSNIGVNAIKDGEVAITIGTSGAIRTVIPKPRTDQKGRIFCYALTEEHWVIGGPVNNGGMVLRWIRDELAASEVETAKRLNVDPYEVLTTIASKVEPGSNGLLFHPFLAGERAPLWNSDVRGSFIGLTLNHKKEHMVRAALEGVIFNLYSVFLALVEVMDVPVKSIKATGGFSRSELWRQMMADIFDQDVIVPKSYESSCLGACMLGLYAEEKIDSFDVVEDLIGHTHAHEPNATHVEAYRELMPIFIRIARALESEYEQIAAYQQKSINK
- a CDS encoding class D sortase; the protein is MKNKRILTIIGLIFITGGAWVFLNNSNLFVNGYELGSTNEHTLIDNRDIEKKMVEEQTKQKPPKIGEEIGSLTIERIDAIIPIFHGTDENELEKGIGHFANSVLPGEKDNSVLSGHRDTVFRRLGEVEIGDSLIVTTDTDTFTYKVRKIRIVDEDDRTVIVPKARATLTLSTCYPFNFIGSAPERYILEAYLVE
- a CDS encoding GntR family transcriptional regulator is translated as MKAFYPRKQIINSSKGEQVVAELRMRIISRAIEPETVLSENQLAKEFQVSRSPIREALKVLSSENIVRPERMGAVVIGISEKDIEEIYDVRLMMESFTFQRLLDMDNASLINDLEKVVEMMKIAIKYKDVDQFSFLDMEFHETIIRSINHHYIAMLWTNLKPVMECLILLSMRYRMQEDENDFERIIENHRLIVESIKNKDADLVNNAFYKNFNDVQNRVESIWSDDERMKIVRESIESK
- a CDS encoding arginine deiminase family protein, which translates into the protein MKPIHPVSYSEHEELKAVILCRPAEVSISEPKVLDEVRWSGAVHVKKAVEEFEIMKQALEVAGVEVIEYSSYLSENDQALSKQLIHRVFVRDLACVFGTTMIPGEAGTFMRKPEYMQSHILFQDWFPDSFQIRENNELKALEFGDVMVLNKNAVLINAGMRTSLDSVDQIKQTIFSSGFSEIAVINLPRNSDTMHLDMNGNVAGKDVFIAKAFMRHFPVHVSMEANTRYEMLETFLKRHGFDIHWLHQYDSLPDINYLNLNPETILISKAAHTQRLKQHSQVDKLNFIEVEVSELEKAGGGIRCMTLPLVRKG
- a CDS encoding processed acidic surface protein → MKKSAFIFCIILFSAVLPSTISAQTSITEKELERFASQISQQRGFTVTIEDLEYNLAIYDANLQEFETINELEQFLGEVINRDGSNLDLIYEYYELDSDSLEALLNEFGESLDDYIFIYDLESAVDFYIEEKIERDPYFDENLEIYLKEVSAIRGFTVTREHIEHSLSLYETTLEEFKTIERLSDFLAEVIKKDLSNLSAYFDMSKNDVLQLMKDNGLDINDYVYLDDLGIDLYEFIEWDDEYSIDFDYLMKTYDLTDEELLRLEEHIGNILENASDETIERIWNLADRMMAFEEFDTATELTASQIAELVSIYHEFVSIFEFDIEFSLIKDGIEEPLSLNALMSMTELVNADLKISIYNLQGTFLADLIITGEMVSSETINGTGGAIKTKQTESKQTFEPVQKKVESEATTSTVKGAKLPETASSYVANSLFGIATLLIGTLIFIRARKVTSEK
- a CDS encoding YqcI/YcgG family protein, whose amino-acid sequence is MSILFDNVQIERHWELLSPWKQDAYQYFQFMIGEKNDYPCVPARQGLKKNRLRFGFLDDVDDTKMLASSLKEYGDISKAIGQYTSLVMFLHMDETQATMENYQDLFWDLLSDVTNYDTSDWPVNIPDNPEHHEWEFCFGGEPYFVFCATPVHQLRKSRYFPYMMLAFQPRFVFDELNASTAYGRKMKKVIRQRLQAFDSTSVHPELKWYGNTDNHEWKQYFIGEDDHSLSKCPFTRFKQRISNLTKMK
- a CDS encoding LysE family translocator, translated to MQTFFSYVILGLSLSIPIGPINAAQLDKGIHQGFFHSWLVGVGGMFADVIFMLLIYFGVAPFLTTPFIKTFLWVFGCFILLYIGIESLTKAKSTLSNTSNVESTSKFNSFGTGFIIAISNPISIIFWLGIYGSVLAKTTETSTNSQLLIYSSGIFLGIILWDIFMASVATSFRKFFHSKALYWISIIAGIVLIGFGIFFGYEAFRAIQYILF